A genomic window from Prosthecobacter debontii includes:
- a CDS encoding type II toxin-antitoxin system VapC family toxin: MVLADTNVWVDFLKGKNSDQRLGQMLWAGEIVTHWIVIGELAVGGLANRGQFLSDLRELERVEAATERESLVLIENRKLYGRGIRWNDVQLLASCLIHHVPLWTHDRRLHDAAMELGCAWQG; the protein is encoded by the coding sequence ATGGTGCTCGCTGATACCAATGTGTGGGTGGATTTCCTGAAGGGGAAAAACAGCGACCAGCGCCTGGGACAGATGCTCTGGGCAGGGGAAATCGTGACCCATTGGATCGTCATTGGGGAGTTGGCTGTCGGTGGTCTCGCGAACCGCGGCCAGTTCCTCAGCGATCTGCGTGAATTGGAGCGAGTGGAGGCTGCGACGGAACGGGAATCGCTGGTTTTGATCGAAAACCGCAAGCTCTACGGTCGCGGGATTCGCTGGAATGATGTTCAGCTTTTGGCCAGTTGTCTGATCCACCACGTGCCGCTGTGGACGCATGACAGGCGTTTGCACGATGCGGCGATGGAACTCGGTTGTGCGTGGCAAGGCTGA
- a CDS encoding DUF7133 domain-containing protein yields the protein MVRFALLTAFFLSAALAHAEIKPLKALLVAGGCCHDYAKQHEILSQGIQSRANVQVDVVWTDDKSTNPPLPLYDNPDWAKGYDIIIHDECAAGMKDLGAIKRLLDVHKTVPAVHLHCAMHSFRPGNDSWFKHLGLQSNSHGPQEPIAITYVDKEHPITQPLADWTTIKEELYNNVNLFDAHPLAMGKQVVKQKDGTTKEVEYIVAWTNEKQGARSFSTTIGHNNDTVADARYLDLLTRGVLWACGKLSPDYLTAFQGQNKVTFVKGNPEPPKPQPKPAAATPPPAPKDATLVTMTASTEESNKNNFAWRAVDGDENTRWCASNADYPQWLQLELEKPHSLTGISTTWENNGVYRYKITGSADGKTWTVLVDASSNTKGAPYTNDFAKADNIKFIKIDILSKNSGGWASIREVKLKGDGIKVLAPKMSAEQKATADKVVKAESDPYKNEGNVPPKIVKLSPEEEAAILKDVKVAEGFEVSLFANSAAANYPVYVAAAPDGTLYVSSDGNGSLGRNPKRGRVIRMRDLDGDGRADETKVFCEVDAPRGLVWDHDRLYLVHPPHLSEFIDADGDGVAEKENILVKNIAFSYADRPADHTTNGLSLGMDGWLYIAGGDFGFMKAEGTDGRTLQHRGGGVIRVRPDGTGLEIYSTGTRNILEVAISPLMDIFARDNTNDGGGWNVRFHHFTGLDDHGYPRLYKNFNDECIQPLADYGGGSGCGAVYIDEPGFGEAWNNAPFTADWGTGAIYKHSVKPKGATFEEVKAPEAFIKMTRPTDADVDGMSRVYASSWKGATFNWEGPDVGYIVQVRPKGFKPEPMPDFAKLSEKDLVMMLDLTKPESYRRRTEAQRELLRRKSELTHVYERQFKDYRTSERNEIDIIKQSTEGRNTDYVFETLWSKDAVVAHTSIRALATHQQPLDLLGALYNNTDSGKSNDTTIWVHRLLKALAMIHKPEVVTGLIERLNKATDATLRQGILAALCRLHFTEGEWKGDSWGTRPDTRGPYYQPEPWSETPRIAAALKEALAKASPEEAAFLVKEMNRNRIQSDDALQRILTLAKQDAKVIPDAVAQLAVAEDVPADAVPLLVQVVSDAGTPARKDSGEAEGTAGKSAHITSSATLSQAIIALTKTDRAEGVRATLQALTPLQKMEGAFKDYEAASTAFFAAPKLENHHQLVEQIAEKMEGSTSRFADSALLYLASRTTGSPESRELSQKALDHGWQDAKRRIQILEAIAAVKHTTSAPRVLLALDDPDPKVKATAERAAKTMKLTKVEDKTPKIATLKPEEAIAAVMTTKGDVVLGEQIFTRATCVACHTTKESEAQKGPYLGNIAQTYKRAELAQNILDPNKTIAQGFASEMITLKDGTQQMGFITLEGATEVKLRNIASQEFTFKTSDIKERQKLPMSMMPPGLMMTFSVREFASLLDYLEALAKK from the coding sequence ATGGTCCGTTTTGCCCTTCTCACCGCGTTTTTCCTCTCAGCCGCTTTGGCTCATGCTGAGATCAAACCCCTGAAAGCCCTCCTCGTCGCTGGAGGTTGCTGTCACGACTACGCCAAGCAGCACGAGATTCTCAGCCAGGGCATCCAATCCCGCGCCAATGTGCAGGTGGATGTGGTGTGGACCGATGATAAATCCACGAATCCACCTCTACCGCTGTATGACAATCCCGATTGGGCCAAGGGCTACGACATCATCATCCACGATGAATGTGCCGCCGGCATGAAGGACCTGGGGGCCATCAAACGCCTCCTGGATGTCCATAAGACCGTCCCCGCCGTGCATCTGCACTGCGCCATGCACAGCTTCCGCCCCGGCAATGACTCCTGGTTCAAGCACCTGGGCCTGCAATCCAACTCCCACGGACCGCAGGAGCCCATTGCCATCACCTATGTCGATAAAGAGCATCCCATCACTCAACCACTGGCGGACTGGACCACGATCAAGGAGGAGCTGTATAACAACGTCAATCTCTTCGATGCCCACCCTCTGGCCATGGGCAAGCAGGTGGTGAAACAGAAGGACGGCACCACCAAGGAAGTGGAATACATCGTCGCCTGGACCAATGAAAAACAAGGCGCTCGCAGCTTTAGCACCACCATCGGCCATAACAACGACACCGTCGCCGATGCCCGTTACCTGGATCTGCTCACACGCGGCGTGCTCTGGGCCTGCGGCAAACTCAGCCCCGATTACCTCACGGCGTTCCAGGGCCAAAACAAGGTCACCTTTGTCAAAGGCAATCCCGAGCCGCCCAAACCTCAACCCAAGCCAGCAGCAGCGACTCCCCCACCGGCTCCGAAGGACGCCACGTTGGTGACGATGACCGCCAGCACGGAAGAGTCGAACAAAAACAACTTCGCCTGGCGTGCAGTGGATGGTGATGAAAATACCCGCTGGTGCGCCAGCAATGCCGACTATCCCCAGTGGCTGCAATTGGAACTGGAAAAGCCACACTCACTGACCGGCATCAGCACCACCTGGGAAAACAATGGTGTGTATCGTTATAAGATCACAGGCTCTGCCGATGGCAAAACCTGGACTGTGCTGGTGGATGCCTCCAGCAACACCAAGGGTGCCCCTTACACCAACGACTTCGCCAAAGCGGATAACATCAAGTTCATCAAGATCGATATCCTCAGCAAAAACAGCGGTGGCTGGGCCAGCATCCGCGAGGTGAAGCTGAAGGGTGACGGCATCAAGGTACTGGCACCCAAGATGAGCGCCGAGCAAAAAGCCACCGCCGATAAAGTGGTCAAAGCCGAGTCCGATCCCTACAAAAACGAAGGCAATGTGCCCCCCAAGATCGTCAAACTCAGTCCCGAAGAAGAAGCGGCGATCCTGAAAGATGTGAAGGTGGCTGAAGGCTTTGAGGTCAGCCTCTTTGCCAACAGCGCCGCAGCCAACTACCCCGTCTATGTCGCTGCCGCTCCTGATGGCACCCTGTATGTCAGCAGCGATGGCAACGGTTCCCTGGGACGCAATCCCAAGCGGGGGCGCGTGATCCGCATGCGTGATCTGGATGGCGATGGCCGGGCCGATGAAACCAAGGTCTTCTGCGAAGTGGATGCTCCACGCGGTCTCGTGTGGGATCATGATCGCCTCTACCTCGTGCACCCTCCTCATCTGAGTGAGTTCATTGATGCGGATGGCGATGGCGTGGCTGAAAAGGAAAACATTCTGGTCAAAAACATCGCGTTCAGCTATGCAGATCGCCCAGCCGACCACACCACCAATGGTCTCAGCCTCGGCATGGATGGCTGGCTCTACATCGCCGGTGGTGACTTCGGTTTCATGAAAGCCGAAGGCACGGATGGAAGGACGCTCCAGCATCGTGGCGGCGGCGTCATTCGTGTGCGGCCTGATGGCACCGGTTTGGAAATCTACTCCACCGGCACCCGCAACATCCTGGAGGTGGCCATCAGCCCGCTCATGGACATCTTTGCCCGAGACAATACCAATGACGGCGGCGGCTGGAACGTGCGTTTTCACCACTTCACCGGCCTCGATGACCACGGTTATCCACGCCTTTACAAGAACTTCAACGACGAGTGCATCCAGCCTCTAGCGGACTACGGCGGCGGTTCCGGTTGCGGTGCCGTTTACATCGATGAACCCGGTTTCGGCGAAGCCTGGAACAACGCCCCCTTCACCGCTGACTGGGGCACCGGCGCCATTTACAAACATTCGGTTAAACCGAAGGGAGCCACTTTTGAAGAGGTCAAAGCCCCGGAAGCTTTCATCAAAATGACCCGCCCCACCGATGCGGATGTAGACGGCATGAGCCGCGTCTATGCCTCCAGTTGGAAAGGCGCCACCTTCAATTGGGAAGGGCCCGATGTCGGTTACATCGTGCAGGTGAGACCGAAGGGGTTTAAGCCGGAGCCGATGCCGGATTTTGCGAAGCTTAGCGAGAAGGACCTTGTGATGATGCTCGATCTCACAAAGCCTGAAAGCTATCGTCGCAGAACCGAAGCACAGCGTGAACTGCTCCGGAGAAAGAGCGAATTAACACATGTTTATGAACGGCAGTTCAAAGACTATCGAACATCTGAACGCAACGAAATTGATATCATCAAGCAATCAACGGAGGGCCGTAACACCGATTATGTATTTGAAACTCTTTGGAGCAAGGATGCCGTGGTCGCCCACACATCCATCCGAGCGCTCGCTACACATCAGCAGCCTCTTGATCTTTTGGGAGCTTTGTATAACAACACAGATTCAGGCAAGAGCAACGATACTACCATTTGGGTTCACCGCCTTCTGAAGGCTCTTGCCATGATCCACAAGCCCGAAGTCGTCACTGGCCTCATCGAGCGTCTCAACAAAGCCACCGACGCCACCCTCCGCCAAGGCATTCTCGCGGCTCTCTGTCGGCTGCATTTCACGGAAGGTGAGTGGAAAGGCGATTCCTGGGGCACACGTCCAGATACTCGCGGTCCGTATTATCAGCCTGAGCCCTGGAGTGAGACGCCACGCATTGCTGCAGCTCTGAAGGAAGCGCTTGCCAAAGCCTCCCCTGAAGAAGCGGCCTTCCTGGTGAAGGAGATGAACCGCAACCGCATTCAATCCGATGACGCCCTTCAGCGCATCCTGACCCTGGCCAAGCAAGATGCTAAGGTCATCCCCGATGCCGTGGCGCAGCTCGCCGTGGCCGAAGACGTGCCTGCGGATGCCGTGCCGTTGCTGGTGCAGGTGGTCAGTGATGCGGGCACTCCTGCCCGCAAGGATTCCGGTGAGGCCGAAGGAACAGCGGGTAAGAGTGCCCACATTACTTCCTCCGCCACTCTATCCCAGGCCATCATCGCCCTGACCAAGACCGACAGGGCTGAGGGAGTTAGAGCCACGCTCCAGGCCCTGACACCCCTGCAAAAGATGGAAGGTGCCTTCAAAGATTACGAAGCCGCCTCCACCGCCTTCTTCGCGGCTCCGAAGCTGGAAAACCACCATCAACTCGTGGAACAGATCGCCGAGAAGATGGAAGGCTCGACCTCTCGCTTTGCCGATTCCGCCCTGCTCTATTTGGCCAGCCGCACCACGGGCAGCCCTGAAAGCCGTGAGCTTTCCCAAAAGGCGCTGGATCACGGCTGGCAGGATGCCAAGCGCCGCATTCAGATCCTCGAAGCCATTGCCGCAGTCAAACACACGACCTCAGCTCCGCGGGTTCTCTTGGCCCTGGATGATCCCGATCCGAAGGTGAAAGCCACCGCCGAACGCGCGGCCAAGACCATGAAGCTGACCAAGGTGGAGGACAAGACCCCGAAGATCGCCACGCTGAAACCCGAAGAAGCCATCGCGGCAGTCATGACAACCAAGGGCGACGTCGTCCTGGGCGAGCAAATCTTCACCCGCGCCACATGTGTGGCCTGCCACACCACCAAGGAGAGCGAAGCCCAGAAAGGTCCTTACCTGGGTAACATTGCCCAGACCTACAAGCGTGCTGAGTTGGCCCAAAACATCCTCGACCCGAACAAGACCATCGCCCAGGGCTTTGCCAGTGAGATGATCACGCTCAAAGATGGCACCCAGCAGATGGGGTTCATTACGCTGGAAGGCGCCACGGAGGTGAAGCTGCGCAACATCGCCTCCCAGGAGTTCACCTTTAAGACCAGCGACATCAAGGAACGCCAGAAGCTGCCCATGTCCATGATGCCTCCCGGCCTGATGATGACCTTCAGCGTGCGGGAGTTTGCCAGCTTGCTGGATTACCTGGAAGCCCTGGCGAAAAAGTAA
- a CDS encoding uracil-DNA glycosylase: MSKELATGLLKSYLQQRLTAGQTHVGLRPGALDILLPAKAAAPARLARPEPLRRSAETGFSPSTSETSASFSALKAQAMEPAPQSRMPARETAPVTRMAAASSDASASLIEVTGSTKAEKLAALAALAEQSPEARALGTLRQTMVFAVGSPDAEIMFIGEAPGVEEERQREPFVGPAGQKLTGIIKAMGLDRSGVYISNICKFRPAMENQGNSNRPPTVAEMRACLPYIYTEIAIIQPKVLVALGKTAAEGLGISGPVTRLRGKFYTVQDLPTMVTFHPSYILREEKMADGGVVAKRQVWEDMLQVMEKVGLPISEKQRSYFKR, from the coding sequence ATGTCCAAAGAACTCGCTACCGGGCTCCTGAAAAGCTATCTGCAACAGCGCCTGACAGCGGGGCAGACGCATGTGGGCCTGCGCCCTGGAGCTCTGGACATATTGCTGCCAGCGAAGGCTGCTGCACCCGCTCGCCTGGCTCGACCTGAGCCTCTGCGCCGTTCCGCAGAGACGGGGTTTTCACCATCGACTTCGGAAACGTCCGCCTCTTTTTCAGCTCTGAAGGCGCAGGCGATGGAGCCCGCCCCACAGAGCCGCATGCCCGCGCGTGAGACTGCTCCTGTGACCCGAATGGCCGCAGCTTCATCCGATGCCAGTGCATCATTGATCGAAGTGACCGGCAGCACGAAGGCGGAAAAACTGGCTGCTCTCGCTGCTCTGGCCGAACAATCCCCTGAAGCGCGTGCTCTAGGCACCCTGCGTCAGACGATGGTCTTTGCCGTCGGCAGTCCGGATGCTGAAATCATGTTCATTGGTGAAGCTCCGGGCGTGGAGGAGGAGCGTCAGCGGGAGCCCTTTGTGGGGCCCGCCGGGCAAAAGCTCACGGGCATCATCAAGGCGATGGGATTGGATCGCAGTGGCGTTTACATCAGCAACATCTGCAAATTCCGCCCCGCCATGGAAAACCAGGGCAACTCGAATCGTCCACCGACGGTGGCGGAGATGCGCGCCTGTCTGCCCTACATTTACACCGAGATCGCCATCATTCAGCCCAAGGTGCTGGTGGCGCTCGGAAAAACCGCCGCTGAGGGCCTGGGCATCAGTGGTCCGGTGACTCGGTTACGTGGCAAGTTTTACACCGTTCAGGATCTGCCGACGATGGTGACCTTCCACCCCAGCTACATTCTGCGTGAGGAAAAAATGGCGGATGGTGGAGTGGTGGCCAAGCGTCAGGTCTGGGAGGATATGCTCCAGGTCATGGAAAAAGTGGGCCTGCCGATCAGTGAGAAGCAGCGTAGTTATTTCAAACGCTAG
- the plsY gene encoding glycerol-3-phosphate 1-O-acyltransferase PlsY, with product MTPTAAILVSALGGYLSGSLPFGYWAGKLKGIDIRQHGSGNIGATNVIRVLGKGIGIPVFILDALKGWLPAWLAGVWVAQQGAAQEIISAAAVVAGLAAVLGHMFTFWLSFKGGKGVATTAGVLLGIAPLAMLGGLIVWLLFFFTTRYVSLASMMAGVGVVATMATVMGRNGQWDLVMLGFGILIMGLVIVRHRSNISRLLAGTESKAGRKKA from the coding sequence ATGACTCCCACGGCGGCAATTTTAGTTTCAGCACTCGGCGGCTACCTGAGCGGTTCGCTGCCTTTTGGTTATTGGGCAGGTAAGCTCAAGGGCATTGATATTCGCCAGCATGGCAGTGGTAACATCGGCGCCACGAATGTGATCCGTGTCCTGGGGAAGGGGATCGGCATTCCGGTTTTCATTCTGGATGCTTTGAAGGGTTGGCTTCCGGCCTGGCTGGCGGGCGTGTGGGTGGCTCAGCAGGGCGCAGCGCAAGAAATCATCTCTGCGGCCGCCGTGGTCGCCGGGTTAGCGGCTGTGCTGGGGCACATGTTCACGTTCTGGCTCAGCTTTAAAGGTGGGAAAGGCGTGGCGACGACGGCGGGTGTCTTGCTCGGTATCGCCCCCCTGGCCATGCTGGGTGGGTTGATCGTGTGGTTGCTGTTTTTCTTCACCACACGCTATGTCTCCCTGGCCTCCATGATGGCGGGTGTGGGAGTGGTGGCGACCATGGCCACGGTGATGGGGCGCAATGGTCAGTGGGATCTGGTCATGCTGGGCTTTGGTATCCTCATCATGGGGCTCGTGATCGTTCGCCATCGCTCAAACATCAGCCGCTTGCTGGCAGGGACAGAGTCCAAGGCGGGTCGCAAAAAGGCCTGA
- a CDS encoding SGNH/GDSL hydrolase family protein — protein MIAGNRTISSALGTVGWLALTCSLVQAQAAPDLSEKKAQADALEKRLPLPTLEPRTHFDLSPPRQERFQKYLPKAYRKLSQREPFHLLVLGDASVLDIHEGQPTETFPGMFAAQLAKQFFYTGGVKVNPGALAKEMPTLAMRILTRMDGSVLDAAAILESSARQAPVDVVLLCYGQNDTDMSPVSFSRALTAAIAGAREMGAEVIVCSPWLPVSDQSESILGQNRPLADIQAETASELGVVHADLGDLSRLVSMPEPENLNEGQVFEHVESTYREYFYQDAIGTYTPRPTLHRQLGALLYQDLLDGSTAAPWSLSGARVKQQPDGQLTLLYQIKNKGSSTLDLTLLPLIAGGWNPIAARSSLALEAGTTQTVTVTYSPRSRQASALQEALLRLPVLICSGSTARVETVRARPEPVAVVWGMETLFNQEGSFLVGCQVVNPGTDAVNGTWVAEFEGQKLEGNFELKRDAVTPLNLQFRLPSAQQASAESPLKLTLQIGSETLVFTRSIVITRNLGLSQERPLLLDGPTSRESGVLLKASAGVNHLVLTFDIPADLLQDSPDGTSPAWQLGLNLDARSYGKRLEQGSTATVLVTGKSADGEGKIHSISPWAFGNGYAANFDPKEFKATLTTTGEKRRLTFTLPRTYLYLHEWALDNGNSQLGLDVRLTLNGPEGYRSYGLNPSHKPTDDVDSLSVLELTAQPTQRVTVSVE, from the coding sequence ATGATCGCAGGCAACCGAACCATCAGCAGCGCCCTGGGAACCGTGGGGTGGCTCGCCCTGACATGCAGCTTGGTCCAGGCCCAGGCCGCCCCTGATCTCTCGGAGAAAAAAGCCCAGGCGGACGCCCTGGAAAAACGGCTTCCCCTCCCCACCCTCGAGCCCCGCACCCATTTCGATCTCAGTCCACCCCGGCAGGAGCGTTTTCAGAAATACCTCCCGAAAGCTTACCGGAAGCTCTCACAGCGCGAGCCCTTCCATCTCCTGGTGCTGGGAGACGCCAGTGTCCTCGACATCCACGAGGGACAGCCGACGGAGACCTTTCCCGGCATGTTTGCGGCCCAACTCGCCAAGCAGTTTTTCTACACCGGCGGGGTGAAGGTGAATCCAGGTGCCTTGGCCAAAGAAATGCCCACGCTGGCCATGCGCATTTTGACCCGCATGGACGGCAGTGTCCTCGATGCAGCGGCGATACTGGAATCCTCCGCCCGGCAAGCCCCCGTGGATGTGGTGCTGCTCTGCTACGGTCAAAATGACACCGACATGTCCCCCGTTAGCTTTTCACGGGCACTGACAGCCGCCATAGCAGGAGCCCGCGAGATGGGGGCCGAAGTCATCGTCTGCAGTCCCTGGCTACCCGTCTCGGATCAATCTGAAAGCATCCTCGGGCAAAACCGCCCGCTGGCCGATATCCAGGCGGAAACCGCCAGCGAACTCGGCGTGGTGCATGCCGATCTGGGCGACCTCTCCCGCCTCGTCTCCATGCCGGAACCCGAAAACCTGAATGAAGGTCAGGTCTTTGAACACGTCGAGAGCACTTACCGGGAATACTTTTATCAAGACGCCATCGGCACCTACACCCCACGCCCCACCCTCCACCGCCAGCTCGGTGCCCTGCTTTATCAGGACCTTCTGGATGGCTCCACTGCGGCCCCGTGGTCACTGTCTGGTGCCCGGGTCAAACAGCAACCGGATGGCCAATTAACGCTGCTCTACCAGATCAAAAACAAAGGCTCCAGCACCTTGGACCTCACGCTGCTGCCTCTGATTGCAGGCGGCTGGAATCCCATCGCCGCACGCTCCAGCCTGGCTCTGGAAGCCGGGACTACCCAGACGGTCACGGTCACCTACTCCCCTCGCTCACGCCAGGCCTCTGCCCTCCAAGAAGCTCTGCTGCGCCTGCCCGTGCTGATTTGCAGCGGCTCCACGGCCCGAGTCGAAACCGTGCGCGCCCGGCCAGAACCCGTCGCTGTGGTCTGGGGGATGGAGACACTCTTCAATCAGGAAGGCAGCTTCCTGGTCGGCTGTCAGGTCGTCAATCCCGGCACGGATGCGGTCAATGGCACCTGGGTGGCCGAGTTTGAAGGCCAAAAGCTCGAAGGTAACTTTGAGCTCAAGCGGGACGCCGTCACCCCACTCAATCTCCAATTTCGCCTGCCCTCAGCCCAGCAAGCCTCCGCCGAAAGTCCTCTCAAGCTCACCCTCCAGATCGGCAGCGAAACGCTGGTCTTCACCCGCAGCATCGTCATCACCCGAAACCTGGGGCTCAGTCAGGAAAGACCCCTGCTGCTCGACGGGCCGACCAGCCGTGAATCCGGCGTCCTCCTGAAAGCCAGCGCCGGAGTCAACCACCTCGTGCTCACCTTCGACATCCCCGCCGACCTTCTCCAGGACAGCCCCGATGGCACCAGCCCGGCTTGGCAGTTGGGCCTCAATCTCGATGCTCGTAGCTATGGCAAGCGCCTCGAACAAGGCAGCACCGCCACCGTGCTCGTCACCGGCAAATCCGCCGACGGAGAAGGCAAGATCCACTCCATCTCCCCCTGGGCCTTTGGCAATGGCTACGCCGCCAACTTCGATCCCAAAGAGTTCAAAGCCACCCTCACCACCACCGGGGAGAAACGCCGCCTGACCTTTACCCTGCCACGCACCTACCTCTACCTGCACGAGTGGGCGCTCGACAATGGCAACAGCCAACTCGGCCTGGACGTCCGCCTCACCCTGAACGGCCCGGAAGGCTACCGCAGCTATGGACTCAACCCGAGCCACAAGCCCACCGACGATGTGGACTCCCTCTCCGTCCTCGAGCTGACCGCTCAACCAACCCAGCGGGTGACGGTGAGTGTGGAATAG
- a CDS encoding type II toxin-antitoxin system VapB family antitoxin — protein MRTTLLLDEDLIAKAARLTGITEKTKLVHMGLEALIAREASRRLAALGGSMPDLSVPDRARPIEEPLNTSRVPFKKVAEDPKPYGAR, from the coding sequence ATGAGAACAACATTACTCCTGGATGAAGACCTCATCGCCAAAGCCGCAAGGCTGACCGGCATCACTGAAAAAACCAAACTTGTGCATATGGGACTCGAAGCATTGATCGCACGTGAAGCCTCCCGTCGTCTGGCGGCCTTGGGAGGCAGCATGCCAGACTTGAGTGTTCCTGACCGGGCTCGCCCCATTGAGGAGCCCTTGAACACCTCTCGGGTGCCGTTCAAAAAAGTCGCTGAAGACCCCAAGCCTTATGGTGCTCGCTGA